A stretch of the Desulfobacter sp. genome encodes the following:
- a CDS encoding PAS domain S-box protein yields the protein MRLRLIILILAVFAFLSASTGGWLYYFSYREAAFQKTETSALSRLNLLTRQFSTHLSEHIKPVKTLSGIREMIRVLEDTDLETIYQANRFLDHFTQSMALDVSYLMDKRGITLCSSNRNDADSFVGNDFSFRPYYKKAIQGEPATSLALGTTSSKRGVYFSHPIYRRHSKEILGVAVIKSSVEFLESALVSKSKEILLFVDPKGIIFMTNQPEFRFKLLWPLDEETLNSIADSRQFGNGPWKWSGFRKEKNHQVFDPKKIQYVFASLPVSNYPGWNIISLRKQKDIQKQVTQPFIKIIGPIVIFISILAGVLVFALYQMAAKELSQRKQAEKQLKISEKRYRRIYHKTPVMLHSIDTQGRIIHVSDHWVEQMGFKRDEVIGKPLTRFFSKASKQYALETVFPKFFSTRFCKDIPYTYKKKNGEKMETLLSCYGVKDGNGKIIRSLAVSVDVTEKNRVQKDLEKAKEKLSSYSQDLEGQVRRRTAQLESTQASLKKLSKNIIASQEREKELVARELHDHLGQVLTALRIDAVWAEKQLAQVNEEAEQRAQKMSSLIENTIQDVRDMAYRLRPRVLDDLGLSDALESLVSDFEKRSNVSCVFRHDELPKIDKTLATALYRIGQEAVTNSLRHSKATTILVELRTDAEGIVLTIQDNGCGFRPDTNRTRQGFGLESMRERANLSGGKLTIDSFPGKGTFVTCKVKAKGVS from the coding sequence ATGCGCCTTAGACTCATCATTTTAATATTGGCTGTATTTGCTTTTTTGTCCGCATCAACAGGGGGGTGGCTCTATTATTTTTCCTATCGGGAGGCGGCCTTCCAAAAGACTGAAACCAGTGCCCTTTCAAGGTTAAACCTTTTAACCCGGCAGTTTTCCACCCATTTGTCCGAGCATATCAAGCCGGTAAAGACCTTGTCAGGAATCCGGGAAATGATAAGGGTTCTTGAAGATACAGATCTTGAAACCATTTACCAGGCCAACCGCTTCCTGGACCATTTCACCCAATCCATGGCATTGGATGTCAGTTACCTCATGGATAAACGAGGGATCACCCTCTGCTCTTCCAACAGAAATGATGCAGATTCTTTTGTGGGCAATGATTTTTCATTTCGACCTTACTATAAAAAAGCCATTCAGGGCGAGCCTGCCACCTCTTTGGCACTGGGCACCACATCGAGCAAACGGGGAGTATATTTCAGTCATCCAATTTACCGCAGACACAGCAAAGAAATATTAGGGGTGGCCGTGATAAAATCCTCTGTGGAATTCTTAGAATCCGCTTTGGTTTCAAAATCAAAAGAGATACTATTGTTCGTTGACCCCAAAGGGATCATTTTCATGACCAACCAACCTGAATTCAGATTTAAACTGCTCTGGCCCCTTGATGAAGAGACCCTCAACTCCATTGCCGACTCAAGGCAGTTTGGCAACGGCCCCTGGAAATGGTCTGGTTTCAGAAAAGAAAAAAACCACCAGGTATTTGACCCCAAAAAAATTCAATATGTATTTGCCAGCCTGCCTGTTTCAAATTATCCGGGGTGGAACATCATTTCCCTAAGAAAACAAAAGGACATCCAAAAACAAGTGACCCAGCCGTTTATAAAAATTATCGGCCCCATCGTGATTTTTATTTCCATCCTGGCAGGTGTTCTGGTCTTTGCACTCTACCAGATGGCAGCCAAAGAATTGTCCCAGCGCAAACAGGCCGAAAAACAATTAAAAATTTCTGAAAAAAGATACCGCAGAATTTATCATAAAACCCCTGTGATGCTTCACTCCATAGATACCCAGGGAAGAATCATTCATGTCTCCGACCATTGGGTTGAGCAGATGGGATTTAAAAGAGACGAAGTCATTGGCAAACCGTTAACCCGCTTTTTTTCAAAGGCGTCTAAACAATATGCACTTGAAACCGTATTCCCCAAATTCTTCAGCACAAGGTTTTGCAAGGATATTCCCTATACCTATAAAAAAAAGAACGGGGAAAAAATGGAGACCCTCTTATCCTGTTACGGGGTTAAAGATGGAAATGGAAAAATCATCCGCTCCCTGGCGGTAAGTGTTGATGTTACAGAAAAAAACCGGGTTCAAAAAGACCTTGAAAAGGCAAAGGAAAAATTATCCTCCTACTCCCAGGATCTTGAAGGCCAGGTCAGGAGGCGTACGGCCCAGCTGGAATCAACCCAGGCCAGCCTTAAAAAACTATCCAAAAACATCATTGCCTCCCAGGAAAGGGAAAAGGAGCTTGTGGCAAGGGAGCTTCACGATCATCTTGGTCAGGTGCTGACCGCCCTTCGCATTGATGCGGTATGGGCTGAAAAACAATTGGCCCAGGTGAATGAAGAGGCCGAACAAAGGGCCCAGAAAATGAGCAGCCTGATTGAAAATACCATCCAGGATGTAAGAGATATGGCCTATCGGTTAAGGCCCAGGGTCCTTGACGATCTGGGATTGAGCGACGCCCTGGAATCCTTGGTTTCTGATTTTGAAAAACGGTCCAATGTATCCTGTGTCTTCCGCCATGATGAACTTCCGAAAATTGACAAAACCCTGGCAACTGCTCTATACAGAATAGGCCAGGAAGCTGTGACCAATTCACTTCGTCATTCCAAGGCCACCACCATTCTGGTCGAATTGAGAACAGATGCTGAAGGCATTGTCTTGACCATCCAGGATAACGGGTGCGGATTTAGACCTGATACAAACAGAACCCGCCAGGGATTCGGCCTTGAAAGCATGAGGGAACGGGCCAATCTTTCCGGCGGAAAACTCACCATTGATTCATTCCCGGGCAAAGGGACCTTTGTTACATGTAAAGTAAAGGCGAAAGGAGTATCATGA
- a CDS encoding DUF342 domain-containing protein, with protein sequence MNALDLSGTDFTVRCGSDTRRSKEKTCILAAKTGIPAISVERHLYIHPRINVLEDADQRYGPLEAYADLTVSGIITGAYPVTAGNLRAREIRGAKIEAIGDIHVNMGITDAVIRAQGDVHARYLHNCTIETFGNVYVKNEIFDSDIRCSGRVDSPNCRAIASEIYAKKGVVLAGIGSKKTLPCKIFAGSEHHILTQERQIKKQINLAREQINRLQEKM encoded by the coding sequence TTGAACGCCCTCGATTTATCCGGTACGGATTTCACTGTCCGCTGCGGTAGCGACACAAGGCGATCAAAGGAAAAAACCTGTATACTTGCAGCAAAAACCGGGATTCCAGCGATTTCCGTAGAACGACATTTATACATCCATCCCAGAATAAATGTACTTGAAGATGCGGATCAGCGATACGGTCCCCTTGAGGCTTATGCAGATCTCACCGTGTCCGGAATCATTACCGGTGCATACCCTGTCACCGCGGGCAATCTAAGGGCCCGGGAAATACGGGGAGCCAAAATCGAGGCCATTGGAGATATTCACGTGAACATGGGCATAACCGATGCCGTCATCCGGGCCCAGGGAGATGTCCATGCCAGATATTTACACAATTGCACAATTGAAACCTTTGGCAACGTATATGTTAAAAATGAAATCTTTGATTCAGACATCCGTTGCTCCGGCAGGGTGGACAGCCCGAACTGCCGGGCCATAGCCTCAGAAATTTATGCCAAAAAGGGAGTGGTTCTGGCCGGTATTGGGAGTAAAAAGACCTTGCCCTGTAAAATTTTTGCCGGCAGCGAACATCATATTCTGACCCAGGAAAGGCAAATCAAAAAACAAATCAATCTGGCCAGAGAACAAATAAATCGGCTCCAGGAAAAAATGTAG
- a CDS encoding DDE-type integrase/transposase/recombinase has protein sequence MNAALTLSCDIGKKPSCEAFGIPRSSFYRFHSPKKHIGVSRTGSPLSLNSDEQQTVLDILHSEKYQDRAPYQVYASLLDNGQYYCSIRTMYRLLHKEHGSVPERRRQVNRPKYKKPELLATGPNQVWSWDITKLKSVTKWTYFYLYVIMDIFSRYVVGWMVAHREQTALAKKLIEKSCENQKILPGQLGLHADRGASRGRSKFCVS, from the coding sequence ATGAATGCCGCCCTAACGTTAAGTTGTGATATTGGAAAAAAGCCTTCATGTGAGGCTTTCGGTATTCCCCGATCATCTTTTTACAGATTTCATTCTCCAAAAAAACATATTGGAGTTAGTCGGACCGGATCTCCCCTTTCTTTGAATTCTGATGAACAACAAACGGTTTTGGATATTTTACATTCTGAAAAATATCAAGATCGAGCCCCATATCAGGTATATGCTTCTCTTCTTGATAACGGGCAATACTATTGTTCCATCAGAACGATGTATCGGCTTCTTCACAAAGAACATGGTTCTGTGCCGGAGCGAAGACGGCAGGTAAATCGCCCGAAATATAAAAAACCTGAATTGCTGGCAACAGGACCTAATCAGGTTTGGTCCTGGGATATTACCAAGTTGAAAAGTGTCACAAAATGGACCTACTTCTATCTATATGTAATCATGGATATTTTCAGCAGGTATGTTGTCGGCTGGATGGTCGCCCATAGAGAACAAACAGCATTGGCCAAAAAGCTAATTGAAAAGTCCTGTGAAAACCAGAAGATATTACCCGGTCAGCTTGGGCTACATGCAGATCGGGGAGCCAGTAGAGGGCGTTCAAAATTCTGTGTCAGTTGA
- the thpR gene encoding RNA 2',3'-cyclic phosphodiesterase: protein MGWPGLCCFIAVSLPKGFKQELVTIQSHLKSKKFIANWAPPENFHLTLKFLGDVSQKKIPFIKRAMNTAVKEQLPFELALGRLGAFPRLARPKVLWAGIEDDSKVLEPLYHSLTAELDKQGVTTGREKFVPHVTLARIKAPVHPGLVKEILSQDIPFFSPRFSVQTIDLYNSRLTRSGAVHTPLFSTQNR, encoded by the coding sequence ATGGGCTGGCCTGGGCTTTGTTGTTTTATTGCTGTTTCCCTGCCCAAAGGTTTTAAACAAGAACTTGTGACAATTCAATCCCATTTAAAATCCAAAAAGTTTATAGCAAACTGGGCACCGCCTGAAAATTTCCATCTGACCTTAAAATTTTTAGGGGATGTGTCTCAAAAGAAGATTCCTTTCATAAAAAGGGCCATGAACACTGCCGTCAAAGAACAGCTTCCCTTTGAACTGGCCCTTGGCAGGCTGGGTGCGTTTCCACGCCTGGCCAGACCCAAGGTGCTCTGGGCAGGGATTGAAGATGATTCCAAAGTCCTGGAGCCCTTGTATCATTCTTTGACTGCGGAACTCGATAAACAGGGGGTGACAACCGGGAGAGAAAAATTTGTTCCCCATGTGACCCTGGCCCGGATCAAAGCGCCTGTACATCCTGGACTGGTCAAAGAGATCCTCTCCCAGGACATCCCCTTTTTTTCACCCCGGTTTTCAGTCCAGACAATTGATCTGTACAACAGCCGGCTTACGCGCTCGGGCGCTGTTCACACCCCTTTGTTTTCAACCCAAAACCGTTGA
- a CDS encoding IS256 family transposase, which produces MTEDNTEFDFQKALKGIQEGKPFTGKGGVLTSLIKNLAEAALEGELESHLGQEISANRRNGKSRKTIKSLDGKFELKTPRDRNGTFSPQIVKKHQTTLSDEIERKIIALYGLGMSYNDMAAHLQEIYGLEISNATLSAITDKIIHTVKEWQARPLENVYPIVWLDAIHYKVRENGKVGSKAVYTILGVNIEGRKEVLGLYISENEGANFWLQVLTDLSNRGVKDILIACVDGLKGFPEAIETIFPDTEVQLCVVHQIRNSLKYVGSKNKKEFMADLKRVYKAVNKDLAEEELDILENKWNDKYPIVIKSWRNNWEPLSHFFKYPEEIRRIIYTTNTIEAVHRQFRKLTKTKGSFPNQDSLLKLLYMGIQNASKKWTMPVQNWSLTISQLAIFFEGRLDKELGI; this is translated from the coding sequence ATGACCGAAGACAACACCGAATTTGATTTTCAAAAAGCTCTTAAAGGTATTCAGGAAGGTAAACCCTTCACAGGTAAGGGCGGCGTCCTTACATCATTAATCAAAAATCTTGCGGAAGCTGCTCTTGAAGGAGAGTTGGAGTCCCATCTCGGACAGGAAATTTCTGCCAACCGCCGTAATGGAAAAAGCAGAAAGACCATTAAGTCCCTGGATGGTAAATTTGAGCTAAAAACCCCGCGTGATCGGAACGGAACCTTCTCTCCACAAATCGTCAAAAAACACCAAACAACGCTCAGCGATGAAATTGAAAGAAAGATAATAGCCCTTTACGGCCTGGGCATGAGCTATAATGACATGGCTGCCCATTTACAGGAAATCTATGGACTTGAGATTTCAAATGCCACCCTTAGCGCTATTACCGATAAAATTATTCATACCGTTAAAGAATGGCAGGCCAGGCCGTTGGAAAATGTGTACCCAATCGTATGGCTTGATGCCATACATTATAAAGTACGAGAAAACGGAAAGGTCGGCAGCAAAGCCGTTTACACAATTCTTGGGGTGAATATCGAGGGCCGCAAAGAGGTTCTTGGGCTGTACATATCCGAGAATGAGGGTGCGAACTTCTGGCTGCAGGTGTTAACAGACCTTTCAAACCGAGGGGTAAAAGATATCCTGATTGCCTGTGTTGATGGTCTGAAAGGTTTTCCCGAGGCCATTGAGACCATATTCCCGGACACAGAAGTTCAACTCTGCGTAGTCCACCAGATCCGAAATTCATTGAAATACGTTGGTTCCAAAAATAAAAAGGAATTTATGGCAGATCTAAAACGTGTTTATAAAGCGGTTAATAAGGATCTGGCCGAAGAAGAACTGGATATCTTGGAAAATAAATGGAATGACAAATACCCGATTGTGATAAAATCCTGGCGGAACAACTGGGAACCCCTCAGTCATTTCTTTAAATATCCAGAAGAGATTCGACGGATAATATACACCACAAATACCATTGAGGCTGTGCATCGACAGTTTCGAAAACTGACCAAAACAAAGGGATCATTCCCGAACCAGGACAGCCTGTTAAAGCTGCTTTACATGGGGATCCAGAACGCCAGTAAGAAATGGACAATGCCGGTTCAAAACTGGTCACTGACAATTTCCCAGTTGGCAATTTTCTTTGAAGGCCGGCTGGATAAAGAGCTGGGAATTTGA
- a CDS encoding thiamine biosynthesis protein ThiS: MPNITFNAFSFLQKKLKARGLGFSNLKMDVAPGTSARDLIFQMQLKAEDVEVVFINGRVKKLSTQLKDNHRVAFVPHGTPGPYRVLLGFKNN, encoded by the coding sequence ATGCCAAATATTACCTTTAATGCTTTTTCATTTTTACAAAAAAAACTCAAAGCCAGGGGGCTTGGATTTTCCAATCTTAAAATGGATGTGGCCCCGGGCACATCAGCCAGGGATTTGATTTTCCAAATGCAGCTCAAGGCGGAGGATGTGGAAGTGGTCTTTATCAACGGAAGGGTCAAAAAACTTTCGACCCAACTCAAAGACAATCACCGGGTTGCCTTTGTCCCCCACGGTACACCCGGACCGTATCGGGTGCTGCTCGGGTTTAAAAACAACTAA